In Arcobacter ellisii, a genomic segment contains:
- a CDS encoding NADH-quinone oxidoreductase subunit B codes for MGLGVESKLGDSIVTTRLDHAINWGRSYSLWPMAFGTACCGIEFMAVAGSKYDLSRFGAEVVRFSPRQADLLIVAGTISYKQAPILKKIYEQMCEPKWVISMGACACSGGFYDNYTTVQGIDQIIPVDEYIAGCPPRPEAVLDAILRIQEKANDESILKDRVKDYKGFLDV; via the coding sequence CAAAATTAGGTGATTCTATAGTTACAACTAGACTTGATCACGCTATAAACTGGGGAAGATCATATTCACTTTGGCCAATGGCATTTGGAACTGCTTGTTGTGGTATCGAATTTATGGCTGTTGCTGGTTCAAAATATGATTTATCAAGATTTGGAGCAGAAGTAGTAAGATTTTCTCCAAGACAAGCAGATTTATTAATAGTTGCAGGAACTATTTCATACAAACAAGCACCGATTTTGAAAAAAATATATGAACAAATGTGTGAACCAAAATGGGTTATTTCTATGGGAGCTTGTGCTTGTAGTGGAGGTTTTTATGATAACTATACAACTGTTCAAGGAATTGATCAAATAATTCCTGTTGATGAATACATTGCAGGTTGTCCTCCAAGACCAGAAGCAGTTCTTGATGCAATTTTAAGAATTCAAGAAAAAGCAAATGATGAGTCGATTTTAAAAGATAGAGTAAAAGATTATAAAGGATTTTTAGATGTTTAA